The sequence TTGCCGTGCTATAGATCCGAAAAAAATAGAGTGATTGATGCTGGAAGGAATGGTTGGATAGAATTTCCTATGGTATAAATACTCATACTTTAATaaagtaaaaatattactgaaCATCTCGAGATGCAAGAGGGTGGCTGCACAGGGCTCGtgagtaaaaatattactacgcACCTTCCTATCGCTCTTATCCAATAAGGTAGCTCTCTATATTTTTGTTTGCGAGTTAAAAAATTACTGAACATCTTGGTGTGGTGGGGGAGGATGGTGTGGTGTGGGACGTGAGTTCTGTATCACGCTTCGTTTAATACGTAGCACCTTAAGGTGTTGTAtagtagttatatatatatatagtaaatttgtttggtgctccatggtgcccaggcaccattgttgaaattgagtatatacccaattcaaatgagtatgaaacttttttaattacttaggtattaacattaactactttactaactagttcaaagcaagtttgaactgaatttgaacttgtttttgttagattttgattctaggtatatagcatccatacatataattagttaggtatgtaatcatggattgtgaaataaagttaaatttgagttgttttgttgatagatataggtatgaatcaaattattataactaggtatatactcacaatttaaaaattttaaaaaatttgagtgattttgtgcatttgataccatggtgcccgggcactactagatatgtatatatatatacatatatatatatatatatagggatgcgCTAAACCACGCCTGGAGTGCGTAATAACTAAAACGCTCCCCTCACATacaccccctcccccaaccTGCGCCCCCCACCCTCCAACCCCTGCCCGCACTCCTACTCCCCTCCCCCTAGAGAACCCTGCAAAATTCATCCCGCACCTTTTTGTTGATCATTACGTAAAACAATTACTATCAACGATACCTGATCTCTGTAATGAATCTTAGTGTAGTAAAACATTTACTTATGGGTGAAATTGATTTTGTGCAACACtactagtaaaaaaattattccTCTCATTTCCCAACTTCATTATTTCCCATATAAACAGGTGTCAGCATTTTTTTGAAATGCATATCTAGTAGTACTTATTTTAACATGCGTGTTAATCCGCTAGTAACATTTTTACTCAGTTTTTAATCTAGTagtaacaaatttaatatgCGTGTTAATCCACTTGTAACGTTTTTActatcagttttttttaatctagtAGTAATCTTTTTACTATCAGTTTATTAACCTAGTAGTAACTTTTTAACtatcagtttattttttagtaatATATTTACTGCTACCTTATTGGATAAAAAGATTGCAGTAAAAAAATTCCTAACACGTAGATGTTTTTTAAGAGGCTACGAATTTCTGTGCGCGAGGATTGGAGTTGCTGGGATAAAGAAATGGGAGTTTTTTTTATACTGCATGTATAGCAGCATGTGTACAAATACTTGTCCATacatgataaaaatatatatataggtctCTATCACACAGAATAAAAACATCATAGGTTAAATGGGTACGTGCAGATGCAGTCATCGATGAGCCGCCCCCGTATGCTTCACTGTCGCACCGTGAGGGGATGAAAGCGGCGCAGTGTCCACGACGACCTGGGGTCACCTGTGTAGGAAGAACACTTTATAGGCTATAGCAGCGGATCGGCGTATGGCGTGGTCGACGCAGCCGACAGCTCCTCCCCGCATCCTCCTCACAAGATCCCGCCGGTGCCGTCGCCGATTCAGGGCGGGGTGGGAAGGGAGCAATAGATCGAGCGAGGAAGATGACGGGAACCACCTCACCTCTCAACGCCAGTCGATGGGAGCCCTTCCCCGAGCCGCCTCCAGTGATGGATGGGagcgccgccggctcgccggctcCCGCAACCACCAGCATTTGGAAGGTGCGCCTATCAGCTTCCACATTCGACGGCGAGGCCACCGCAAGAGTtgctcctcaccgccgccgtctggGCCGAGCACGAACATCCGCTTCGTTGCCTCTCACTCCAGAAGTCCAGGTCCTAAAAATTCGGAGAAACTGTGGGGCGGTTATAAATATGTGAGGTGGTggatagtaaaaaaattactcccaCAGGTGGAAAGGGTGTGGATAGTAACAAAATTACTCTCGCAGATGGACTGGAAAGGGTACCCCTGTgcgtggggggtgggggtgggttgTGTTTTAATACAACGCAACCCCATGTGTAGTATAGTatatccctatatatatatatatacatatatatatatatacacacacacgtaATTTGCAACTGGCTATCCATTATCCAGTGCATATAGTGAacgtttaattaattaacacctTGCTTGATTATAGTTAAGCTCCCGACACGGCGACACTGCGCATACATGTGCGGATTTGAATTCTTCGTGGGCGATGGTAGAAATATAGTAGTATACCTTATCaaactttatagaaaaaaatgaaacatgtAGTACACCACTTAAAACGAGAGAAATTAAATCCAGTCGTCTAGCTAACAACCCGTACGTGTATCAGCCCGTTTGGACTAGGGTTTAATTTCTCCACTCCACGTCGACCGCTTCGTCTTGTTAGCAgtagcggcggccggcgatcgatcgatcgagccgtcgccgtcggaaGCATGcggtctccaccgccgccgccgtcggtccgCCGCACCTTCCGGTTCGTGGAGACGCCGGTGGGACGTGCGTTAGGAATGGGAGGCTCGTGCGTCCCTCCGCTGCCTTCTACGCGCGTCTTAGCAGGATGCGCtgtccaccaccgccaccacctcctccacctcctccggccATGCCCGACTGGGGACTGGGCGAGGCTGCCTCCAGCTGGTCTCGCGTACCTTTTACCCGTCGCTGGCTACGGCTCCACGGCCacccactactagaaaaagtataTTTCCAGGCGGCAAaaagtgatttttgcagacggagGGTTGGACCGCCTGTAGGTCAacgactgcgaaaatcatccATTTTTGCagatgattttcgcagtcggCTTGCGAAAATAcattcaaaaaaacaaaaaaatatcacGGGCGgcgggtcgtcgccgccgcccttctctggcgtcgccgcgccgggcaagaggggaggggaggggagccgcgccgggcgtcgttgtcgccgccgccccgcgccgtcatcgtcgccgccccgcgccgtagtcgccgccgccggcctcccccctccctcctctggccagatctgggagggaggggggaaggggagccgccgctgccccccccccccccgcaccgctggacgccgcgcgccgccccgcgcTGTAGCCGTCGTGGGAGAGGTCAACCGTGGGAGAGGCTGGccgaggggaggagaggtgagaggGAGGGGTGCGTTTtgagacttagaaaaaaatctaAGTCTATCCAAAGTCTATTTATAGTCAAGcctattttcgcaggtggaccgGCAcattcaccccgatttatatttttgtaggtggtcatttggctctaagggttatgtccgcctacgaaaatgaGACCCCTACGTCGgggaaaatgctttttctagtagtgaccaCAATCCGCCGGTCCCGCCGAAGAAGGTGAACAGATCATCGTTGTCGATGATGAAGCCTACCACACACTAATAACTGTTTGGTTTCAATTAATTCCCAATTGAAGGGTTCTATTAATCTTATGGAATTGCTAATCTCTCCATTTTCGATGGAAAATCAAAGGCCCCTCATCTTGTAGATTTTGGACTCTTCGATCCATTTCGAGATTCTTGCACCGTGAACTTTTCCTCCTTCAACTCCCGCGAATCGCAATTAATTTTGTGACCGTTGGTGGTTCCATGAGTTAGGGTTTAGAGTTCGGGGAGGGAAGAGAGGGAACTAGCGTAATTCGGTGACCTTGTGGTCCATgagttagggtttagggttttgggagggaaGACGAGGAGTTCCCGAGGCTTAGAGAGATGGTTGTGGGAAGTACGGGATAGAGGCCTGGTGGGCGGCCGAGGTGGTGGCAGGACAGCAGCACTATCGAAGTTGCGAGGTCGGCAACGGGCGATGAACTGGTGTTTGCGACAGAGGCAAAGCGGAGTGAGTGGTTAGGAGATGGGGACAGGGGAGGAGTCACCAAAGATAGGGAAGACGATGAGGTTGGGGTAGTCATCGCCTCTAGCTTGGGAGGGGCAGGGGGAGGTGGCACCAACGAGGTTGGGAGACAACACGGTGAGATGGTGACAACATAGGTGGCAAGGGAatcgatggaggaggagaggaatcTGTGGCATACGGGACGGgagtgagggaggaggggggttAGGGTTAAGGGCAGTTGCACGAATCTCAACACTTATTCAATGGTCTAACATCCAACATCCATATAATGGGATTTTCGTCGCTTGTTGTATAGGCATTTCTTGTATCTTCTCATTCTACATACAATgaatattttctaattttaatgCTATCCAACTCGTGCAGCTAGGAAATCAAGCTCATTGGGAGGTACCACAAGTGGCCACAATTATAATTTGGAACTTTGGCAGCAGTATCAGCATACAGTTGAGgtgattttttctttcaaaaggcGCACATGAAAATCTCGCACATTTTACTCTAGATTTTTCATCGGTTGGCTGCTTCCGTAGGGACTGCATCTTTCAGGATGGTGGTGCTGCTATTGTTGGTATATTTCACAATATGTTCCGATGTCTTTTGATTGTCGATTTCAAGTCAGACAGAGCTGCCACTGAGGTAAACTAGCTTATGATATCTGATTGTtgttatttgtgatttttcaacACATAAAGTTGGCAATATCAAGTTGTTGATCATTGTTTCACACGATGGAAATGGATAATTAAtgaataaatttcacaaaacttcATATATTTTGACTCAAGTTGAACATAACCATAAGTATTATGGTCACATGAATTCTGATGGTGTGGTTTCATGAAATCTTTAGACCCCAATTTCTAGGAAATTTACCCATATATTAATTGATTCCTATATAAGACTTTACATCAATCTTGCAGACTCTTTATAAACTTGCTAAACGTAAGCTGTCATGTGGCCAACTCAAGGTTTCATTCGTCGACAATGACACATGTGTTCTTAAAAGGTGATTGTCTCCTTAGGAACCATTCCTGGGAAGAAAATCCTCTGCTATTACTACATATGCAGTTGAgtcattgacatgtggatccTGTTTTACTATAGCTCTATATGTCAATGGAACAATTGCATGTGTAATAATGGTAGAGgacaccctctctctctcttaaaaaAGCACTATGCGTGTACGCACGCAAATACTTGTGTTTTGTCAACCTTGCGGGTAtctaatgtgttttttttcctctgtgaATTTGTCCCCTATCTGCCAATTTGCTCAGAGATATACATCATATATCTTGGAGATACCTGGAGATTTAAATTGTGCACTTTTGGTTGAAGGTTTTGATTAATCTCCACCTGTTGAAGAGGTGCACTTATATCTTGTACATAATTTATTACTAGACCTTGACATTTTTATTTACATTTAGCTTAATTTTGTTTTTCCCAGATCAGAACCATACTCGCAGATCACTTTACCTCTGATGAAGAACGGGTTATCATTCTAACGAATTCTATGGGATCAAGCATAGGGTCAGTTTAGCTGAATTCCTCCTCTCAAATTATAGGCAAATTTCAATGGTAGTTGTTTGTAAATTAAACATCTGTTGTTATAATGCATCTGCAACTTGTGAGTTATGAATAGTGATACAATGTTGTTTTAATTCACACTCCCTCTATTCTCATGCAGTAAGACCTTGAAATCTCAAcacaatatgtgcaaaaatatcAAGATTTTACATTTGCAGATTCGCCGTGACAAATGCTTCCATGTAGCTATACTTTACTATTCTGCCTAtatataatcagaaaaaaatacTGATGAAACATGTTCTACTCTgtcaacaaataaaaaagaacatagtGAATACTACTTTTATGACCTGCAATCTGCAAAGTTATGGTCATTAGTTTGATTCTAATAGCTCTTGTTTAAGTTCCTGCAATTTCACTGTTGCTACTTTGATGGTCTCTAATAAATATTCCTTCTTGGACCTATGTCTTCAGTGTCTCCCCAATTATTTGTGTTTTTTGCCAGGAAAGCATACCTAAAGTGCGAAAGCTGGTATCACTATTCAGAAGCACTCAGGCTGAATGGATCTGAACTTGGAGGCCGCAAGTTGTGTGTGTCTGAATGTTTTAGGGGCAGGAAATTCTGGTCAGGCCATATCACTCCTGATGGGCCTGGTACAGGTAAAAGTAAAACACCAGCAAATGCCACTAATTTCATGAAGAGGACAAACCATTTAGAATGAACTGAAGAACAAACATCGATTTGATGCGTAGTTTCATAAGGACAATAACAGTATTCGTCATTGTCTTGCAGGAAAGAAGATAGTTTTCAGCAACTGCAGTGATGAGGAGCAGGAAGAAGAGCTTCAAGCCAAATCTGCAATATAAAAAATGTACTATATGCAGTGTACTAATTGCTAGAGTTTAAAAGTATGACTTGAAGACTGTTTTATGTGCCGGCTGAGCTATAGTTCACTGACAACCTTTGGGATTATTAGGAGACTGAAGATGCAATAGACTAGGTTTGGTTCACAATACCGCTGGGGTGTTGAATTTCGACCCAGCAAGATGTCAAAAACTGAGAAATTTTGACCAATTTCAGTTGAATtactgttttaaatttgaatttctcaAAAACCATTCGAAACATGATTCCGGGTCGCCTAGAAATCACGAAATTTTGCTAATTGTAAAACCTGGGAATAGCAATGAAGCTGCAACCAGACCACGGTATGCATGTGCCCTTGGACTGTTGGAGCCATGAGTGAGGTTGGCAGCAAGCTAGGATGACAGTGTTGCAGAGCCtataaacatgaaaaaaatgctGGCCGGTATACTATGCTCAAATATCTAAAAATCTTAGCATGGAGCCATGGATCATACAAATATCTGTACGATATCAACTAAATATGAAAACTCGAACACAGGAGATCTGCCCATTTGATTAAAATAaggtaatgaaaaaaaatcaagcacaTACAAATGTTTTTACAAAGGATTAATAATATATCTAATAAAATAATCAACCACAAAATgaggaaacaaataaaaaaaaggtttcaCCATTATTTTGGtccattttttcttgtgacttttttttttcaatttacacaaggtggaaaaaaaaaagaagaaacccaTGGGCTTCAGCCATGGCAAATGCCCCATGGCCTGAGATCCGGTACCAGTCCATGGAGTATTTCGGCCCATGGGCTTTTCTTTCTCAATCTCCGCTGACTCGTGGGCCCCACACCACAGTGGCAGCAAACCACCACTCCCAAGAGCCTCTCCGAGACCTCGCCGTCCACTCCTCCCACCCATCTCGTCTtcgtctcccctctccttccccccacgccgcctcgagaaagaggagaaatcgagagcgcggcggccgaagatgccggcgacgccgacgatcATCGGCGCCCTCCTGGGCCTCGGCACCCAGATGTACTCCAACGCCCTCCGCAAGCTCCCCTACATGCGCCGTACGGTCGATACGCAACCCCCCTCCTCTCTGCCTCTggctctctccatctctcctcACCTTCTCTTGATCTCTTGATCTGTTCTCGCGTCGCGTCCTGCCGTTCTGTGCGTGGTAGTACTGGTTTGGTTGTTGATTCCGTCCGATCTGTAGTTGTTTCTGCCGGAGACGTGTGTATCTTTGGTAGGGTTGGGGCTCTCTGCGTGTTTTTAGGTGTTCTAGATGTGATGTTGTTCTTGATATTTTAGGTTTTGTGAGCTCTACAATGTTGGTTATCTTTTAGCTTTAATACAGTTTTATGATGATATGGATTTGCCCATTTCACTTGATTTGAGGGAGATACCATCAAAATGGCAGCCTCTTTTTATTGAAGAGCGGTTCTTGATGCTACGATTTATGTATTTTTAGATCCCTGGGAGCATGTGGTGGGAATGGGCCTGGGTGCGGTGTTCGTCAACCAGCTGGTGAAGTGGGATGAGAAGCTCAAGGAGGATCTCGACAAGATGCTTGAGCGTGCAAAGCAAGCCAACGAGCGGCGTTACTTTGGTTCGTGCCTAATTCctctaacattttttttgaattcaGATTACTCTTTCTTCGATTCTGCTTTCTGTTATTACTATTGCCCACATGCGACCTATCGTTTTAGCATTGCCACTTAAAGAATAAGTGATAGTAATAACAAGTTGTATTCTCCAAATTACTACTGTAATTTTGACTTTGCAATCTCTGGTACTCCGTAATGGTTATGCTACTCTGTTGAAAGAATCGGTAGTGCCTCCTAATCAAAGCAGTAGTTAGAATAATTACTAGTATatacaataatatttttagacTCCATGGAACTTAAATATGGCACATCAAAATCTGTTTTCCATTCAGATTGTTAAGTGTTAAGTTTAGCATGGTTCATTCAATCAACCTTGGGAACAGTTGGGATAGCATTTTGAGTGGCATACACAAGTGATGTATAATAATGCATATTCCATGATAGATAGCAACGGAGGTATGGAAGAACTGGAACCTCCTCCTGGCCAAGCAGAAATACCCGGATTTATTGATAACCAGCAGATAGTCTCCATCTCCGCAGACAGTTATAATTCTTGGGTAACCATTTATCACGTACTTGAGAACAAACAACGAAGATTGCATTTTAAAGGAATCGTGTTTAAAACTAACAACATAAAGTAGCTAAAtagattagatctataaacTAACAACATacaagatactccctccatctacttttgatagccatatttcatcttggcacatagaccaaggataagtaattctacttatcatccatttaaacatgctactagtcattccttgtaaacaagcgattcattaatatttacatttctcaatgcccatatagccaatcttgtgtggaggAATGGAgggtcacgcattaaatccgagaaagtcattaagaggataggttattggattgaaatatgcctatcaaaaataaatttttcagatttggaaatatgactatcaaaagtagatggagggagtaacagttTATTCTATGTTTCTGCAAAATGTTCCTCGCTAGTATGAATGACAAACACAATACTGCAAAAGAAAAGAGGGCACTGTTGGTACGTCCATAGCAAAAACATCAAACCTTGGAGTAAATACACCGTTTTTAAACCATTCCCATGTAGGAAATTATCTGGACATGTTCACTCTAGTGGTTCACTGGCATTGACTTAGGTACAAAAGCATAGAACACCTGGGGTCAAATTTGGATTTCAGCTGAAGAGTTCTATAGTTTATACTTTGTAGTCTCCACTCTCCATtacactaataaaaaaagtaaagcTAGGACGATGTACCATTCTCATACTACTCCCCTGTTCAGGAAATTCTCTAGAGACCTTCATATAGTGGCTTAAGTGCAACAGCATGGCAGCTATGGTCAAGTTAAATTGTGGCAGAGGACATCAGGACAATATTACCTGAGAGCAGTCTCAAGCGCACAATGTGCCAAAAGATCAAAGAACTAGTATTCATTGCGTTTGGGAAATTCAGTACAGTCCGTCTCTATGACACATTCATACTAAAGCTGAAGGTCACATAAGGTTGGGTAAATAATGAGGAATTGGTGTGATAGCCAAGTTCAATTTTATCACTAACTTTTGTTTGGAATATCACACATAAACAGCTAATAAGCGAGGCAGCagtaaaatgattttttttccccatcaATATATGGAGGTTACATGTAAACAAAAGGATATCTTGAAAAGTTCATTACCATATAATGTAAAATATAAATTCATTTCAGTATCAATAAACCATATCAATACTCAAAAGTTGTGAGTAAATAGATTTTGCGactgaaaattttcaattgacCATTTTAGTGAGAATGCAAATAGAAGAAAGAAAGTGGCAAAAACTGTAGGAGCATGATTAGTGTATGGCATGATATGCTAATCTTTAGTTGTAGCATGAATGAACTACACACTTTTAGATGTAGACATGTAGTATATTTCCATTTGTTTGGCTATCTTGTTTGCTTGATAATTGTTGTAGTAGAAATGAAATGGAGCTAGAAACAAAGCTTAGGCTAGAACAAGATATCTGGTTTTTAAGACTTGGGCTGGCTGATCAGTATGAACACAACCTGTG is a genomic window of Oryza glaberrima chromosome 7, OglaRS2, whole genome shotgun sequence containing:
- the LOC127779213 gene encoding uncharacterized protein LOC127779213 — encoded protein: MPATPTIIGALLGLGTQMYSNALRKLPYMRHPWEHVVGMGLGAVFVNQLVKWDEKLKEDLDKMLERAKQANERRYFDDDDD